A single Xylanimonas cellulosilytica DSM 15894 DNA region contains:
- a CDS encoding carbohydrate ABC transporter permease: protein MSAISELRGIRGRRAQRVPTVSNLRRADGRAAAVFLAPWFLGLFVVTLFPMAASAYLSFTEYDLLTPPRWIGLGNFVELFHDDRLWQSMKVTMTYVVTGVPLQLVAALAVAIFLNQGMRGLAFYRSVLYLPSLMGGSVAIALLWRQVFGEQGLLNALLGVFGIQGMGWVSHPDTALWTIVLLHVWTFGSPMIIFLAGLRQIPEMYYEAAQLDGASRWRQFRSVTLPLLSPIIFFNLVMQVITAFQAFTQAYVVSGGTGGPSDSTLFYTLYLYQEGFTNLHMGYASAMAWLLVLIVLALTGLNFVASKFWVYYED, encoded by the coding sequence ATGTCAGCGATCAGCGAGCTGCGCGGGATACGCGGCCGCCGCGCACAGCGGGTCCCCACGGTCTCGAACCTGCGCAGGGCGGACGGCCGCGCGGCCGCCGTGTTCCTCGCGCCATGGTTCCTCGGCCTGTTCGTGGTGACCCTGTTCCCGATGGCGGCCTCGGCCTACCTGTCGTTCACCGAGTACGACCTGCTGACCCCGCCCCGGTGGATCGGCCTGGGGAACTTCGTCGAGCTCTTCCACGACGACCGGCTCTGGCAGTCGATGAAGGTGACGATGACCTACGTCGTCACCGGCGTCCCGCTCCAGCTCGTCGCAGCCCTCGCCGTCGCCATCTTCCTCAACCAGGGCATGCGGGGCCTCGCGTTCTACCGCTCGGTGCTCTACCTGCCCTCGCTCATGGGCGGCTCGGTGGCCATCGCGCTGCTGTGGCGCCAGGTCTTCGGCGAGCAGGGCCTGCTCAACGCGCTGCTCGGCGTGTTCGGCATCCAGGGCATGGGCTGGGTGTCCCACCCGGACACCGCGCTGTGGACCATCGTGCTGCTGCACGTGTGGACCTTCGGCTCGCCGATGATCATCTTTCTCGCGGGGCTGCGCCAGATCCCCGAGATGTACTACGAGGCCGCGCAGCTCGACGGGGCCTCCCGGTGGCGGCAGTTCCGCTCCGTGACGCTGCCGCTGCTCAGCCCGATCATCTTCTTCAACCTCGTCATGCAGGTGATCACGGCGTTCCAGGCCTTCACCCAGGCCTACGTCGTCTCGGGCGGCACCGGCGGCCCGTCCGACTCGACGCTCTTCTACACGCTCTACCTGTACCAGGAGGGCTTCACCAACCTGCACATGGGCTACGCGTCGGCGATGGCGTGGCTCCTCGTGCTCATCGTCCTCGCCCTGACCGGCCTGAACTTCGTCGCCTCGAAGTTCTGGGTCTACTACGAGGACTGA
- a CDS encoding carbohydrate ABC transporter permease has protein sequence MSTTTLPGPDLGQRITELAARSPEGRRRRLWRGRTGSVIRHTLMIVACVVMIYPLLWLLGSSFKPTEAIFRNLAILPGEWDWSNYNTGWNSLTFQFGRYMLNSLAIVGGSLLGNLVSCSMAAYAFARLQFRGRRIWFAIMLLTIMLPIHVVIVPQYIMFRELDLVNTFWPLIIPKLLATDAFFIFLMVQFFRGIPRELEEAARLDGCGHARIFLRVMLPLAVPALATTAIFTFIWTWNDFFSQLIFLTSEEVKTAPVALRMFLDSSAGSNWGPMFAMSIVTIVPIFLVFLFGQKYLVRGIATTGIK, from the coding sequence ATGTCGACGACGACACTCCCTGGCCCCGACCTCGGCCAGCGCATCACCGAGCTGGCCGCCAGGTCACCCGAGGGCCGGCGCCGCCGGCTGTGGCGGGGACGCACCGGCTCCGTGATCCGCCACACGCTGATGATCGTGGCCTGCGTGGTGATGATCTACCCGCTGCTGTGGCTGCTGGGCTCCTCGTTCAAGCCCACGGAGGCGATCTTCCGCAACCTGGCGATCCTGCCGGGCGAGTGGGACTGGTCCAACTACAACACCGGCTGGAACTCGCTGACCTTCCAGTTCGGCCGGTACATGCTCAACTCGCTCGCCATCGTCGGCGGGTCGCTGCTGGGAAACCTGGTCAGCTGCTCGATGGCCGCCTACGCGTTCGCCCGCCTGCAGTTCCGGGGCCGGCGCATCTGGTTCGCGATCATGCTCCTGACGATCATGCTGCCGATCCACGTGGTGATCGTGCCGCAGTACATCATGTTCCGGGAGCTCGACCTGGTGAACACGTTCTGGCCGCTCATCATCCCGAAGCTGCTGGCCACCGACGCGTTCTTCATCTTCCTCATGGTCCAGTTCTTCCGCGGCATCCCGCGCGAGCTGGAGGAGGCCGCCCGCCTCGACGGCTGCGGCCACGCCCGCATCTTCCTGCGTGTGATGCTGCCGCTGGCCGTCCCCGCCCTGGCCACCACCGCGATCTTCACGTTCATCTGGACGTGGAACGACTTCTTCAGCCAGCTCATCTTCCTCACCTCCGAGGAGGTCAAGACGGCGCCGGTCGCGCTGCGGATGTTCCTCGACTCCTCGGCCGGCTCCAACTGGGGGCCGATGTTCGCGATGTCCATCGTGACCATCGTCCCGATCTTCCTGGTCTTCCTGTTCGGGCAGAAGTACCTCGTCCGAGGCATCGCCACGACCGGGATCAAGTAG
- a CDS encoding Trm112 family protein, giving the protein MSEPLIAPWVREILRCPVTGAELVDGVGPTGEPELRSTDPERPLAYPVREGIPVLLESDARPL; this is encoded by the coding sequence ATGAGCGAGCCGCTGATCGCACCCTGGGTGCGCGAGATCCTGCGCTGCCCCGTCACGGGTGCCGAGCTGGTCGACGGCGTCGGGCCGACCGGCGAGCCCGAGCTCCGGTCGACGGACCCCGAGCGCCCGCTGGCCTACCCGGTGCGTGAGGGCATCCCCGTGCTCCTGGAGTCGGACGCGCGCCCCCTGTGA
- the kduD gene encoding 2-dehydro-3-deoxy-D-gluconate 5-dehydrogenase KduD, with protein sequence MSLDLFRLDGRVAVVTGASRGLGAAMALALAGAGADVVCVQRTGTPDTADAVRALGRRAVVLTADLAAADEESVAALLDDAVDEFGRVDILVNNAGTIRRSPAAEHPRAWWDDVIATNLDAVWLLSQTFGRHMLEQGSGTIINIASMLSFQGGITVPGYAASKHAVAGLTKALANEWAAHGVKVNAIAPGYMATDNTAPLRADTNRADSITDRIPAGRWGNADDLAGAVVFLASDASAYVHGTVLPVDGGWLVR encoded by the coding sequence ATGTCGCTCGACCTCTTCCGCCTCGACGGCCGCGTCGCCGTCGTCACCGGCGCCTCGCGCGGGCTCGGCGCCGCGATGGCGCTCGCGCTCGCCGGTGCGGGCGCCGACGTCGTCTGCGTGCAGCGCACCGGGACCCCGGACACCGCCGACGCCGTCCGGGCGCTCGGACGCCGCGCCGTCGTGCTCACCGCGGACCTCGCCGCGGCCGACGAGGAGTCGGTCGCCGCGCTGCTCGACGACGCCGTCGACGAGTTCGGACGGGTCGACATCCTCGTGAACAACGCCGGCACGATCCGGCGCTCCCCCGCGGCCGAGCACCCGCGCGCGTGGTGGGACGACGTGATCGCGACGAACCTCGACGCCGTCTGGCTGCTGAGCCAGACGTTCGGGCGGCACATGCTCGAGCAGGGCAGCGGCACGATCATCAACATCGCCTCGATGCTGTCGTTCCAGGGCGGCATCACCGTGCCCGGGTACGCCGCGTCCAAGCACGCCGTGGCCGGGCTCACCAAGGCGCTCGCGAACGAGTGGGCGGCCCACGGCGTCAAGGTCAACGCCATCGCCCCCGGCTACATGGCCACCGACAACACGGCCCCCCTGCGCGCCGACACGAACCGCGCGGACTCGATCACCGACCGCATCCCCGCCGGGCGCTGGGGGAACGCCGACGACCTCGCGGGCGCCGTCGTGTTCCTCGCCTCCGACGCCTCCGCCTACGTCCACGGCACCGTGCTGCCCGTCGACGGCGGCTGGCTGGTGCGCTGA
- a CDS encoding phosphomannomutase/phosphoglucomutase: MTVDLTTIIKAYDVRGTVPDPFSPAVAEAVGAAFARVVVLPDRADDGDAAARPEVVIGNDMRDSGPELVEAFARGLTAAGVDVVLIGLCSTDGLYYASGVRHAPGAMFTASHNPAEYNGIKLCRPGARPVGEATGLAEVRAAAQRFLDSGLPDPVAEPGTVQEMDLLGDYAAFLRSLVDLSGIRPLKVVVDAGNGMGGHTVPAVLGTAAGLPALPLEIVPLYFELDGTFPNHEANPLEPENLRDLQAAVVEHGADLGLAFDGDADRCFVVDEAGRAVTPSAVTALVGLRELAKEQAAGREATIIHNLITSQAVPELLQAAGATTVRTRVGHSFIKAQMADHGAVFGGEHSAHYYFRDFWFADTGMLAAMHVLAALGEQPHPMSALSEMYEPYVASGEINSRVDDVPAARARVLDAYLEAYPDVVLDDLDGATVSHWDATPRWWFNLRASNTEPLLRLNVEAADADIMEKVRDDVLSLVRAARGEGELA; the protein is encoded by the coding sequence GTGACCGTCGACCTGACCACGATCATCAAGGCCTACGACGTCCGCGGCACCGTCCCGGACCCCTTCTCGCCCGCGGTGGCGGAGGCGGTGGGGGCGGCGTTCGCCCGCGTCGTCGTGCTGCCGGACCGCGCCGACGACGGCGATGCCGCCGCCCGGCCGGAGGTGGTCATCGGCAACGACATGCGCGACTCCGGCCCCGAGCTCGTCGAGGCGTTCGCGCGCGGGCTCACCGCCGCCGGCGTCGACGTCGTGCTCATCGGACTGTGCTCGACCGACGGGCTGTACTACGCCTCGGGCGTGCGGCACGCGCCGGGGGCGATGTTCACGGCGTCGCACAACCCGGCCGAGTACAACGGCATCAAGCTGTGCCGCCCCGGCGCGCGGCCGGTGGGGGAGGCGACGGGCCTCGCGGAGGTGCGCGCGGCCGCCCAGCGGTTCCTCGACTCCGGGCTGCCCGACCCGGTCGCGGAGCCGGGCACGGTGCAGGAGATGGACCTGCTCGGTGACTACGCCGCGTTCCTGCGCTCCCTGGTGGACCTGTCCGGCATCCGCCCGCTCAAGGTCGTCGTCGACGCCGGCAACGGCATGGGCGGGCACACCGTCCCGGCGGTCCTGGGGACGGCGGCCGGGCTGCCCGCGCTGCCGCTGGAGATCGTGCCGCTGTACTTCGAGCTCGACGGGACGTTCCCCAACCACGAGGCGAACCCGCTCGAGCCGGAGAACCTGCGCGACCTGCAGGCCGCCGTCGTCGAGCACGGCGCGGACCTCGGCCTCGCGTTCGACGGCGACGCCGACCGCTGCTTCGTCGTCGACGAGGCCGGGCGCGCCGTGACGCCGTCCGCGGTGACGGCGCTGGTGGGGCTGCGCGAGCTGGCCAAGGAGCAGGCCGCGGGCCGCGAGGCGACCATCATCCACAACCTCATCACCTCGCAGGCGGTGCCCGAGCTGCTGCAGGCGGCCGGCGCGACGACGGTGCGCACCCGCGTGGGCCACTCGTTCATCAAGGCGCAGATGGCCGACCACGGGGCCGTGTTCGGCGGCGAGCACTCCGCGCACTACTACTTCCGCGACTTCTGGTTCGCGGACACGGGCATGCTGGCCGCGATGCACGTGCTCGCCGCGCTCGGCGAGCAGCCGCACCCCATGTCGGCGCTGTCCGAGATGTACGAGCCGTACGTCGCCTCGGGGGAGATCAACTCGCGCGTCGACGACGTCCCGGCGGCCCGCGCCCGGGTGCTCGACGCGTACCTGGAGGCCTACCCCGACGTCGTGCTGGACGATCTCGACGGCGCGACCGTGTCCCACTGGGACGCCACCCCACGCTGGTGGTTCAACCTGCGCGCCTCGAACACCGAGCCGCTGCTGCGCCTGAACGTCGAGGCGGCCGACGCCGACATCATGGAGAAGGTGCGCGACGACGTCCTGTCGCTCGTGCGCGCCGCTCGCGGAGAGGGAGAACTCGCATGA
- the kduI gene encoding 5-dehydro-4-deoxy-D-glucuronate isomerase: protein MDQRYATHPDQIAGLDTQALRDTFLVERLFVPGQVTAVYTHHDRIVLAGAVPAGTPLPLEAFPELRAEHFLQNREAGIINVGGAGTVTADGETYPMAKGACLYLGRGVRDVVFADDDVDADVDVEEGGAQFYLFSAPAHTTYPTVLAQPGEGTVRELGDQLTSNRRTLTQLIHADGIRSCQIVMGFTTLHPGSMWNTMPAHTHDRRTECYLYFDVPADARVLHVCGEPEETRHLVVADRQAVISPSWSVHSGVGTASYSFVWAMAGENQAFDDMDAVPVAALR, encoded by the coding sequence ATGGACCAGCGGTACGCCACCCACCCCGACCAGATCGCCGGGCTGGACACCCAGGCGCTGCGCGACACGTTCCTCGTCGAGCGGCTGTTCGTCCCCGGGCAGGTGACCGCCGTGTACACCCACCACGACCGGATCGTGCTGGCGGGAGCCGTGCCCGCGGGCACCCCGCTCCCGCTCGAGGCGTTCCCCGAGCTGCGCGCCGAGCACTTCCTGCAGAACCGCGAGGCCGGGATCATCAACGTGGGCGGGGCGGGTACCGTCACCGCCGACGGCGAGACGTACCCGATGGCGAAGGGCGCCTGCCTGTACCTGGGCCGCGGCGTGCGCGACGTGGTGTTCGCCGACGACGACGTCGACGCCGACGTCGACGTCGAGGAGGGCGGCGCACAGTTCTACCTCTTCTCCGCCCCGGCGCACACCACCTACCCCACGGTGCTGGCCCAGCCGGGCGAGGGCACGGTCCGCGAGCTCGGCGACCAGCTCACCTCGAACCGCCGCACGCTCACGCAGCTCATCCACGCCGACGGCATCCGGTCGTGCCAGATCGTCATGGGCTTCACGACGCTGCACCCGGGCTCGATGTGGAACACCATGCCGGCGCACACCCACGACCGGCGCACCGAGTGCTACCTGTACTTCGACGTGCCCGCAGACGCGCGGGTGCTGCACGTGTGCGGCGAGCCCGAGGAGACCCGCCACCTCGTCGTCGCCGACCGGCAGGCCGTGATCTCGCCGTCGTGGTCCGTGCACTCCGGCGTCGGGACGGCGTCGTACTCCTTCGTGTGGGCGATGGCGGGCGAGAACCAGGCGTTCGACGACATGGACGCCGTGCCGGTCGCGGCGCTGCGGTGA
- a CDS encoding ABC transporter substrate-binding protein, with translation MPTSLDRRAARAGTAAIAAIVVAGLTGCAATSNADTGTTAAPAATDDGGGSGEKVTIKFSWWGSDSRVASTQAIIDAFEAENPDIHVEPVSTTWDDYFETMNVMAAGNDTPDVMTQDDRYLTEYASRGLLADLGSLDVDTSHVDPSVVETGVIDGNLYGIATGINVHAVVANPAAFEAAGVALPDDTTWTWEDYSEIAAQVSAGSDGAVTGVQNYSFIEPVLAIYARQHGEELFTPDGAIGVSPQTIESWFQRSVDQIAAKAEPSASTSTEVQGAGVDGSLVATGKGAMAWFWSNQLGAIEKTAGHPLTLLRAPGDTQFERTGEYFRAAMYYSISAKSAHPEEAARFVDFMLNSQTAGDINLTDRGLPSNLEVREAVLPKLSEADKTSAAFIQALTDDDVVADSKPVPPKGSGEVSDITGRINSDVIFGKITPADAATRWIDEVTKAIGR, from the coding sequence ATGCCCACGTCCCTGGACCGCCGCGCCGCACGCGCCGGTACCGCCGCCATCGCCGCCATCGTGGTGGCCGGTCTGACCGGCTGCGCCGCGACCAGCAACGCCGACACCGGCACCACAGCCGCCCCTGCCGCGACCGACGACGGCGGTGGCTCCGGCGAGAAGGTCACCATCAAGTTCTCGTGGTGGGGCTCGGACTCCCGCGTCGCGTCCACGCAGGCGATCATCGACGCCTTCGAGGCCGAGAACCCCGACATCCACGTCGAACCCGTCTCGACGACGTGGGACGACTACTTCGAGACCATGAACGTCATGGCCGCGGGCAACGACACGCCCGACGTCATGACCCAGGACGACCGCTACCTCACCGAGTACGCGAGCCGCGGCCTGCTGGCCGACCTCGGCTCGCTCGACGTCGACACCTCGCACGTCGACCCCTCGGTGGTCGAGACCGGCGTCATCGACGGCAACCTCTACGGCATCGCCACCGGGATCAACGTGCACGCCGTCGTCGCCAACCCGGCCGCCTTCGAGGCCGCCGGCGTCGCCCTCCCGGACGACACGACGTGGACGTGGGAGGACTACTCCGAGATCGCCGCACAGGTCTCGGCCGGCAGCGACGGTGCCGTGACCGGCGTGCAGAACTACTCGTTCATCGAGCCGGTGCTCGCGATCTACGCCCGCCAGCACGGAGAGGAGCTGTTCACCCCGGACGGCGCGATCGGCGTCTCGCCGCAGACGATCGAGTCGTGGTTCCAGCGCTCGGTCGACCAGATCGCCGCGAAGGCCGAGCCGTCCGCCTCGACGTCCACCGAGGTCCAGGGCGCCGGCGTCGACGGCTCCCTCGTGGCCACCGGCAAGGGCGCCATGGCATGGTTCTGGTCGAACCAGCTCGGCGCGATCGAGAAGACGGCCGGCCACCCGCTGACCCTGCTGCGCGCCCCCGGCGACACGCAGTTCGAGCGCACCGGCGAGTACTTCCGCGCCGCCATGTACTACTCGATCTCGGCGAAGTCGGCACACCCGGAGGAGGCGGCCCGGTTCGTCGACTTCATGCTCAACTCGCAGACGGCCGGCGACATCAACCTCACCGACCGCGGCCTTCCCTCCAACCTCGAGGTGCGCGAGGCAGTGCTGCCGAAGCTGAGCGAGGCGGACAAGACCTCCGCCGCGTTCATCCAGGCGCTCACCGACGACGACGTGGTGGCCGACTCCAAGCCCGTCCCGCCGAAGGGCTCGGGCGAGGTCTCCGACATCACCGGGCGGATCAACTCCGACGTCATCTTCGGCAAGATCACCCCCGCCGACGCTGCCACCCGCTGGATCGACGAGGTCACCAAGGCCATCGGCCGGTGA
- a CDS encoding glycoside hydrolase family 88/105 protein, whose amino-acid sequence MTDAAMTDASTKDAAVTTDWARLGADTMLVREPDMNPAGKWEYEDGLMLGGMLEIHRLTGDPRYLEYARANLDRFVRPDGSILGYRADEWNLDHVNNGKVALDLYEATGDERYLKAADLLFAQLLGQPRLDAGTFWHKQIYPYQTWLDGLYMGSVFYARYCRLTGRDDLWDDVALQFTTAYALTLEPSGLCAHAYDETRSMPWADPTTGRSPHVWLRALGWFVMAMTDVLEHLPVDLPQRAAVHQQLRSLLTALRSVADERTGLWFQIPDQAGRPLNYLEASGSFMVLAAVAKGLRLGYLDAAEWGAHLERAWAAGVDEFLTVTAEGWVDVNRICQVAGLGGPAQRDGSYGYYMSEPIVANDHKGVGPFLLLAAEMGRRAGSPGHRGRASDSRSTGMPSRTG is encoded by the coding sequence ATGACGGACGCTGCGATGACGGACGCATCGACGAAGGACGCTGCGGTGACGACCGACTGGGCGCGCCTCGGCGCCGACACCATGCTCGTCCGGGAGCCCGACATGAACCCGGCCGGGAAGTGGGAGTACGAGGACGGGCTCATGCTCGGCGGGATGCTCGAGATCCACCGGCTCACGGGCGACCCGCGGTACCTGGAGTACGCACGGGCCAACCTCGACCGGTTCGTGCGGCCGGACGGGTCGATCCTCGGCTACCGCGCCGACGAGTGGAACCTCGACCACGTCAACAACGGCAAGGTGGCGCTCGACCTGTACGAGGCCACCGGCGACGAGCGCTACCTCAAGGCCGCCGACCTGCTCTTCGCGCAGCTCCTCGGCCAGCCGCGCCTCGACGCAGGGACGTTCTGGCACAAGCAGATCTACCCGTACCAGACGTGGCTCGACGGCCTCTACATGGGCTCGGTGTTCTACGCGCGCTACTGCCGCCTCACGGGCCGGGACGATCTGTGGGACGACGTCGCCCTGCAGTTCACGACGGCGTACGCGCTCACGCTCGAACCGTCGGGCCTGTGCGCGCACGCGTACGACGAGACGCGATCGATGCCGTGGGCCGACCCCACCACCGGCCGCTCGCCGCACGTGTGGCTCCGGGCCCTCGGCTGGTTCGTGATGGCCATGACGGACGTGCTCGAGCACCTGCCCGTCGACCTCCCCCAGCGCGCCGCCGTGCACCAGCAGCTCCGGTCGCTGCTGACGGCGCTGCGCTCGGTCGCCGACGAGCGCACCGGGCTGTGGTTCCAGATCCCCGACCAGGCGGGCCGCCCGCTCAACTACCTGGAGGCGTCGGGCTCGTTCATGGTGCTCGCCGCCGTGGCCAAGGGTCTGCGGCTCGGGTATCTGGACGCCGCGGAGTGGGGCGCGCACCTGGAGCGCGCCTGGGCTGCGGGCGTCGACGAGTTCCTCACCGTCACCGCCGAGGGCTGGGTCGACGTCAACCGGATCTGCCAGGTCGCCGGGCTCGGCGGCCCGGCCCAGCGTGACGGCTCCTACGGGTACTACATGAGCGAGCCGATCGTCGCCAACGACCACAAGGGCGTGGGCCCGTTCCTCCTGCTCGCCGCGGAGATGGGCCGCCGCGCCGGGTCACCGGGTCACAGGGGGCGCGCGTCCGACTCCAGGAGCACGGGGATGCCCTCACGCACCGGGTAG